One genomic region from Anabaena sp. PCC 7108 encodes:
- the rnpA gene encoding ribonuclease P protein component, with the protein MALPKAHRLKSRKDFQAVFREGIRRHSSHFILRALSPSRLKEPSLNTAPNTSSEINYESLANTQIGISISTKVSKRAVIRNRIKRQITADLYKLLPKLSPGWRLVLIVKPTTAESECVSQQFLQELEQLLAKAEVFHGHS; encoded by the coding sequence GTGGCTTTACCAAAAGCACATAGATTAAAATCCCGCAAGGATTTTCAGGCAGTTTTCCGAGAAGGAATTCGGCGACATAGTTCTCATTTTATTTTGAGAGCTTTAAGTCCGTCGCGTTTAAAAGAACCTTCTTTGAATACTGCCCCCAATACTTCCTCAGAAATTAATTATGAAAGTTTAGCCAACACGCAAATTGGAATTTCCATTAGCACCAAAGTTAGTAAACGAGCCGTAATTCGCAACCGAATTAAACGGCAAATTACAGCAGATTTGTATAAATTGTTGCCTAAATTATCTCCAGGATGGCGGTTAGTGTTAATTGTTAAGCCAACAACAGCAGAATCGGAGTGCGTAAGCCAACAATTTCTGCAAGAATTAGAGCAGTTGTTGGCAAAAGCTGAGGTCTTTCATGGGCATTCGTGA
- the yidC gene encoding membrane protein insertase YidC translates to MDFGIGFLSNNVMLPIIDFFYGFFPSYGLAIVALTLIIRFALYPLSAGSIRNMRRMRIVQPLMQKRIAEVKERYKDDPQKQQEEMVNVQKEFGNPLAGCLPLLLQMPVLLALFATLRGSPFAGVNYSVNLEVFPAEQIERIQPQAFATAPQNIYIADGDHTKITAILPGGNKLAVGEKTKIQYQTMEGKPFDLLLAEHPETKLTPEWKIMKGEDRVKIDAEGNIEALQPGDVTIQGSIPGLAADKGFLFIDALGRVGAQDPDGTIHWDIVAMIVFFGISLYVSQLLSGQNSSGGNPQQDTVNKITPVIFSGMFLFFPLPAGVLMYMVIGNVFQTLQTYVLSREPLPEELQKLLETQEKEKQAASAEPKKLPFEPKSSKKKATG, encoded by the coding sequence ATGGATTTTGGTATCGGGTTTCTCTCGAACAACGTGATGCTACCAATCATAGACTTTTTCTATGGTTTTTTTCCCAGCTATGGATTAGCGATCGTTGCCTTAACATTGATAATCCGCTTTGCGCTCTATCCCCTGAGTGCTGGCTCCATTCGCAATATGCGGCGGATGCGGATTGTGCAACCATTGATGCAAAAGCGGATAGCAGAAGTCAAAGAGCGCTATAAAGATGATCCGCAAAAGCAGCAAGAGGAAATGGTTAATGTCCAAAAAGAATTTGGCAACCCATTAGCAGGATGTTTGCCTCTGCTGCTACAGATGCCAGTACTACTAGCACTATTTGCGACTTTACGGGGTTCGCCTTTTGCTGGTGTTAACTACTCAGTTAACCTAGAAGTCTTTCCTGCCGAACAAATCGAACGCATTCAACCCCAAGCCTTTGCCACTGCCCCACAAAACATCTACATTGCGGATGGAGATCACACAAAAATCACGGCGATTTTACCTGGTGGCAATAAGTTGGCAGTGGGAGAAAAGACTAAAATCCAATATCAGACAATGGAGGGCAAACCATTTGATTTGCTCTTAGCAGAACATCCAGAAACTAAGTTGACCCCTGAATGGAAAATCATGAAAGGGGAAGATCGAGTTAAAATTGATGCAGAAGGTAATATAGAAGCCTTACAGCCGGGAGATGTGACAATTCAAGGCTCTATCCCTGGACTGGCAGCTGATAAAGGATTTCTCTTCATCGATGCTTTAGGTAGAGTTGGCGCACAAGATCCAGATGGCACAATCCACTGGGATATTGTGGCGATGATCGTCTTTTTTGGGATCAGTCTTTATGTTAGCCAATTGCTTTCCGGGCAGAATTCCAGCGGTGGCAACCCACAACAGGATACAGTAAATAAAATCACACCAGTTATTTTTTCTGGGATGTTTTTATTCTTCCCCCTCCCTGCTGGTGTGCTGATGTATATGGTAATTGGGAACGTTTTCCAAACCTTACAAACTTACGTTCTTTCCCGCGAACCACTACCAGAAGAATTACAAAAGCTGCTGGAAACACAAGAGAAAGAAAAACAAGCAGCCAGCGCCGAACCGAAGAAGTTGCCGTTTGAACCAAAAAGTTCTAAGAAAAAAGCTACAGGCTGA
- a CDS encoding DUF2808 domain-containing protein, which produces MRRVFSALAVTSCLLTSFSATTWAQSLPGLTLFSGVKSENQLPFRLDFGGQTNSWDRYILRLPAKKMKLAVAQFAITYPNYYKGTFDPKKVEVRVRGKSLPLSEVKWDKEGRVLEIFPQEPVPAGSAVELVLSDVQNPAFGGVYYFNCQILSPGDVPLLRYLGSWIISIS; this is translated from the coding sequence ATGAGACGTGTATTTTCTGCCTTAGCTGTGACTAGCTGTTTGTTGACTAGTTTTTCGGCTACGACTTGGGCGCAAAGCCTACCTGGTTTGACATTGTTTAGCGGTGTGAAAAGCGAAAATCAGCTGCCGTTTCGGTTAGACTTTGGCGGACAAACTAATAGCTGGGATAGATATATATTAAGACTTCCTGCCAAAAAGATGAAGTTGGCAGTAGCTCAATTTGCAATTACCTATCCTAATTATTACAAAGGAACTTTTGATCCTAAAAAGGTTGAAGTCAGAGTCAGAGGTAAAAGCCTTCCCTTGTCTGAAGTGAAATGGGATAAGGAAGGCCGTGTGCTGGAGATATTTCCCCAAGAACCAGTCCCCGCAGGTAGTGCTGTTGAGTTAGTCTTATCTGATGTTCAAAATCCAGCGTTTGGAGGAGTTTACTATTTCAACTGTCAAATTCTTTCCCCAGGTGATGTGCCATTACTGCGTTATCTGGGTTCATGGATTATCAGTATATCTTAA
- a CDS encoding SH3 domain-containing protein, with product MLSGLLKLILGFVLAIAVLLGSGMTVALYFVNRTSVHPEKPKFANDNPKPDKPKVTPVKTTSTPKPTPKTEASPTPSESPDSLPPGAYRGIVTWPQGLRLRTEPKQDAGRDGSAGFNQKIIVLEESSDKVWQKIRVEGSGQEGWVKAANTKRSE from the coding sequence ATGCTTTCTGGCTTACTTAAACTTATACTTGGTTTTGTATTAGCGATCGCAGTCTTATTAGGTAGCGGCATGACAGTAGCCCTCTATTTTGTCAATCGCACCTCTGTACACCCAGAGAAACCTAAATTTGCTAATGATAATCCCAAACCGGACAAACCAAAAGTAACTCCGGTAAAAACCACATCTACTCCCAAACCGACACCTAAGACAGAAGCTTCTCCTACTCCCTCAGAATCACCTGATTCATTACCACCAGGGGCTTACCGAGGGATTGTCACTTGGCCTCAAGGTTTACGTTTGCGAACTGAACCAAAACAAGATGCTGGACGTGATGGTAGTGCTGGGTTTAATCAAAAAATCATCGTTTTAGAAGAAAGTTCGGATAAAGTTTGGCAAAAAATTCGCGTTGAAGGTAGTGGCCAAGAAGGTTGGGTAAAAGCAGCCAACACCAAACGATCTGAATAA
- a CDS encoding AAA family ATPase — protein MNFRDEFKLLLRARYPLIYIPTYEEERVEAAIREEATNQGNRPVYTWDFVDGYQGNPNDVGFGKRNPLQALEFIEKLPASAPAVLILRDYHRFLDDVAISRKLRNLARLLKSQPKNIVLLSPRIAIPDDLMEVLTVVEFPLPAAAEIKTEVERLLQATGNLPSGKFLDDLVRSCQGLSMERIRRVLARALASHGQLQPEDVDLVLEEKRQTIRQTQILDFYPATEQISDIGGLDNLKDWLIRRGGSFTERARQYGLPHPRGLMLVGIQGTGKSLTAKAIAHNWHLPLLRLDVGRLFGGLVGESESRTRQMIQVAEALAPCVLWIDEIDKAFSGLGSKGDAGTTSRVFGTFITWLAEKTSPVFVVSTANDIQALPPEMLRKGRFDEIFFVGLPSQEERKAIFNVHLSRLRPHNLKSYEIERLAYETPDFSGAEIEQTLIEAMHIGFSQNRDFTTDDILEAASQIIPLARTAVEQIQKLQEWAAAGRARLASKHNPLSERIERQM, from the coding sequence ATGAACTTCCGAGACGAATTTAAACTCCTCCTCCGCGCCCGCTACCCGCTGATTTATATTCCCACCTACGAAGAAGAACGGGTAGAAGCCGCTATCCGTGAAGAAGCCACAAACCAAGGAAATCGCCCCGTTTATACCTGGGATTTTGTCGATGGTTATCAAGGAAACCCCAATGATGTGGGGTTTGGGAAGCGCAACCCGTTACAAGCATTAGAATTTATCGAAAAATTACCAGCTTCAGCCCCAGCAGTCTTAATTCTTCGGGATTATCACCGCTTTTTAGATGATGTCGCCATTTCTCGCAAACTCCGTAACTTAGCCCGACTCCTCAAATCCCAACCGAAAAATATTGTTTTATTATCACCACGTATCGCTATTCCTGACGATTTAATGGAAGTGTTGACGGTGGTTGAATTTCCTTTACCAGCCGCAGCGGAAATTAAAACCGAAGTAGAACGGTTATTACAAGCAACGGGTAACTTACCTTCTGGTAAATTTCTTGATGACTTGGTGCGTTCTTGTCAAGGTTTATCTATGGAAAGGATACGCCGAGTTTTAGCGAGGGCTTTAGCATCCCACGGACAATTACAACCAGAAGACGTTGATTTAGTTTTGGAGGAAAAACGCCAAACTATCCGCCAAACCCAAATCCTGGACTTTTACCCGGCTACTGAGCAGATTTCTGATATAGGGGGACTTGATAACCTTAAAGATTGGTTAATCCGTCGGGGTGGTTCATTTACAGAACGAGCGCGACAGTACGGATTACCGCACCCCCGTGGTTTAATGTTGGTGGGGATTCAAGGAACTGGTAAATCTTTAACTGCAAAAGCGATCGCACATAATTGGCATTTACCCCTGTTACGCTTAGATGTAGGGCGGTTATTTGGCGGTTTAGTCGGTGAATCAGAATCCCGCACTCGCCAAATGATTCAAGTCGCTGAAGCCCTCGCACCCTGTGTATTGTGGATTGATGAAATTGATAAAGCTTTTTCGGGGTTGGGTAGTAAAGGTGACGCAGGAACAACTAGCCGAGTCTTTGGGACGTTTATCACTTGGTTAGCCGAAAAAACTTCTCCGGTGTTTGTTGTTTCTACCGCTAACGATATTCAAGCTTTACCCCCAGAAATGTTGAGGAAAGGGCGATTTGATGAAATTTTCTTTGTCGGTTTACCTAGCCAAGAAGAGAGAAAAGCCATTTTTAACGTCCATTTATCCAGATTGCGTCCCCACAATTTGAAAAGCTATGAAATCGAGAGATTAGCCTATGAAACCCCTGATTTTTCCGGTGCAGAGATTGAACAAACGTTAATTGAAGCCATGCACATTGGTTTTAGCCAAAACCGTGATTTTACAACTGATGATATTTTAGAAGCGGCTAGTCAAATCATCCCTTTAGCACGAACTGCGGTGGAACAGATTCAAAAACTACAAGAATGGGCTGCTGCGGGAAGGGCGCGTCTGGCTTCAAAGCATAATCCTTTAAGTGAACGCATTGAACGCCAAATGTAA
- a CDS encoding R3H domain-containing nucleic acid-binding protein — MTNIPMQRGEQWLKTLLHFTNISTEVKCNLEPAPLLDAESPQTDSYWLTIDQTSLMSEQIRILIGADGSVLDAIQYLANSVLNLNQPEEQQASYTIELNGYRVRREAEIRTLAEAAAQEVRLTGKEVEIKSLSSAERRQIHTFFQDFPDLETFSRGKEPHRFLVVRPATESPTDPGY, encoded by the coding sequence ATGACTAATATTCCCATGCAGCGGGGTGAGCAGTGGTTAAAAACACTGCTGCATTTCACTAATATATCTACTGAAGTCAAGTGTAATTTGGAACCTGCTCCGTTGTTAGACGCAGAGTCTCCGCAAACGGATAGCTATTGGTTGACAATTGATCAAACCAGTTTGATGTCAGAACAAATCAGAATTTTAATTGGTGCTGATGGTTCTGTGCTAGATGCGATTCAGTATTTAGCAAATTCGGTTCTCAACTTGAACCAACCAGAGGAGCAGCAGGCATCTTATACCATTGAGTTGAATGGCTATCGTGTCAGACGAGAAGCGGAAATTCGCACCTTAGCAGAAGCGGCAGCCCAAGAAGTGCGCTTGACTGGTAAAGAGGTGGAAATTAAATCGCTTAGTTCGGCTGAACGGCGACAAATTCACACATTTTTCCAGGATTTTCCTGATTTAGAAACCTTTAGTCGGGGTAAAGAACCTCATCGGTTTTTGGTAGTTCGTCCGGCGACGGAATCACCGACAGATCCGGGCTATTAG
- a CDS encoding type II toxin-antitoxin system PemK/MazF family toxin has product MKEGNIILTPIPQANGEIKNRPALILREMPKYQDFLVCGISTQLKQYISNFDEIVSPNDDDFQSSGLVSQSVIRLSFLTVITRNSIIGSIGAISTERHQRLLNNLSQYLVQSKE; this is encoded by the coding sequence ATGAAAGAAGGTAATATTATATTAACTCCTATTCCGCAAGCAAATGGAGAAATAAAAAACCGTCCTGCGCTGATTTTGAGAGAAATGCCAAAATATCAAGACTTTTTGGTCTGTGGAATCAGTACCCAATTAAAACAATATATTTCTAATTTTGATGAAATAGTTTCACCTAATGATGATGATTTTCAATCCAGTGGGTTAGTTAGTCAATCTGTGATTAGATTAAGTTTTTTAACTGTCATAACTCGTAACAGTATAATTGGCTCAATTGGCGCAATTTCAACAGAAAGGCATCAAAGATTATTAAATAATCTAAGTCAATATTTAGTTCAATCAAAGGAATAA
- the rpmH gene encoding 50S ribosomal protein L34, translating to MQRTLGGTCRKRKRTSGFRARMRTPDGRNVISARRRKGRHRLSV from the coding sequence ATGCAAAGAACACTGGGCGGCACTTGTCGTAAGAGAAAGAGAACCTCTGGATTTCGCGCCAGAATGCGGACACCAGACGGCAGAAACGTGATCAGCGCCAGGAGAAGAAAGGGTCGTCATCGTCTGAGCGTTTAG
- a CDS encoding PH domain-containing protein, which yields MGIREEIYYEGGPHIGDLVLNLLIGLTIIGIPLAIGSIVRALWLRFRITDRRISVIGGWMGGDRTDVIYSEIVKVVKVPRGIGLWGDMVLTLRNGTRLEMRAVPKFMEVYDYINERIAAKNPEPSSVKS from the coding sequence ATGGGCATTCGTGAAGAAATTTATTATGAGGGTGGTCCCCATATAGGAGATTTGGTTCTCAACCTGCTCATAGGGCTAACCATCATTGGTATACCATTGGCAATTGGGTCTATAGTGAGAGCATTGTGGCTGCGGTTCCGCATCACTGATCGGCGAATTTCTGTGATTGGTGGTTGGATGGGAGGCGATCGCACTGATGTAATTTATTCAGAAATTGTCAAAGTGGTGAAAGTCCCTCGTGGCATTGGTCTGTGGGGAGATATGGTACTTACCCTCAGAAATGGAACTCGGTTGGAAATGCGGGCTGTTCCCAAGTTTATGGAAGTCTATGACTACATTAACGAAAGAATCGCTGCTAAAAACCCCGAACCTAGCAGTGTCAAGTCTTAA
- a CDS encoding AAA family ATPase, protein MYIKKLRVYNYKSYFDSGVMEFAPGVNIIVGKNNAGKTSLLEVMTLDFKEDHTHKSLKTLPNKSSRIEEESKIEITLQIEKDKLRNFIKNYSPNFLFPLPEGDVDDDIVEISLYDMGRDAEGYNYDSENKINQLVKKAFQKLKNFIDNPDDTELTVTILPNGLIDNELTDELMILGAYSNKISHHFYKFIYGDDNMDIEECHVVDIYNDIEEKYEQEKTFMKYQPKNEETIGYKLFDIFVSRIYRFKAERQNIGSCKFENNEQLKSDASNLAESICILQGKNPGTFAKFNKLVSEILEEIKWISVVPRDNSEVEIKVWIIDPQLNKDDLSLPLSSCGSGVGQVLAIVYILVYSEEPRTLIIDEPQSFLHPGAAKKLIKTIKQFPQHQYFISTHSPDIITTADPSNIIKLKYENCETTTSVIDAKDINLQKEILDELGVRLSDVFGADSVLWVEGPTEEKCFPLIIDKFLVEMPLKGMKILSVKSTDALLDGKHSSLVANIYDKLKSGISLIPEKSIFIFDREKKTDKQIEDLQRIGFKFLKLPMYENYILLNPEAITAIINEEAVWLETPITINQVQEYLEKIKTEKSYLLPGVKEKDVADENWLSKVHGANILENLFQNFCETLLEFKKTTHSKKLTEWIIKYQPEFLSELVEELKECLKKVN, encoded by the coding sequence ATGTATATCAAGAAGCTGCGAGTATATAATTATAAGTCTTATTTCGACTCTGGGGTAATGGAATTTGCGCCAGGTGTCAATATTATTGTTGGAAAAAATAATGCAGGTAAAACATCTTTACTTGAGGTAATGACACTGGATTTTAAAGAAGATCATACACATAAAAGTTTAAAGACATTACCAAATAAGAGTTCGAGGATAGAAGAAGAATCAAAAATAGAAATTACTTTGCAAATTGAGAAAGATAAATTGCGAAATTTTATAAAAAATTACTCTCCCAATTTTCTATTTCCTCTACCAGAGGGTGATGTAGATGATGATATAGTTGAAATTTCTCTATATGATATGGGAAGAGATGCAGAAGGTTACAATTATGATAGTGAAAATAAAATTAATCAATTGGTGAAAAAAGCATTTCAAAAACTTAAGAATTTTATAGACAATCCAGATGATACAGAACTAACAGTAACTATACTTCCCAATGGACTAATTGATAATGAGTTAACAGACGAACTAATGATTTTGGGGGCATATTCTAATAAAATAAGCCACCATTTTTACAAATTTATATATGGAGATGACAACATGGATATTGAAGAATGTCATGTTGTGGATATTTATAACGACATAGAAGAAAAATATGAACAAGAAAAAACTTTTATGAAGTATCAGCCCAAAAACGAAGAGACAATAGGTTACAAACTATTTGACATTTTTGTAAGTCGTATTTACAGATTTAAAGCTGAACGTCAAAATATTGGTAGTTGCAAATTTGAAAATAATGAACAACTCAAATCAGATGCTTCTAATCTTGCTGAATCAATATGTATATTGCAAGGTAAAAATCCAGGGACATTTGCCAAATTCAATAAACTAGTTTCAGAAATTCTGGAGGAAATAAAATGGATTTCTGTAGTACCAAGAGATAATTCAGAGGTTGAAATTAAGGTTTGGATAATAGATCCTCAACTTAACAAAGATGATTTATCACTTCCTCTATCATCATGTGGAAGTGGAGTTGGTCAAGTATTAGCAATTGTATATATCCTAGTTTATTCTGAAGAACCTAGAACATTAATTATTGATGAACCACAATCATTTTTACATCCAGGTGCAGCGAAAAAGCTGATAAAGACTATTAAACAATTTCCCCAGCATCAATATTTTATTTCTACTCATTCACCAGATATTATCACAACAGCAGATCCTTCTAATATTATCAAGCTGAAATATGAAAATTGTGAAACAACTACATCAGTCATAGATGCAAAAGATATAAATCTACAAAAGGAAATTTTAGATGAACTAGGAGTTAGATTATCAGATGTTTTTGGTGCTGATAGTGTTCTTTGGGTTGAAGGTCCGACTGAGGAAAAATGTTTTCCTCTAATTATAGATAAATTTCTAGTAGAAATGCCATTGAAAGGCATGAAAATTCTATCTGTAAAAAGTACAGATGCGCTACTTGATGGTAAGCACTCCTCTCTTGTAGCTAATATTTATGACAAACTCAAATCAGGAATAAGCCTAATACCAGAGAAATCTATATTTATATTTGATAGAGAAAAGAAAACGGACAAGCAGATTGAAGATTTACAGAGGATAGGATTTAAGTTTTTAAAACTACCTATGTATGAAAATTATATCCTTCTTAACCCAGAAGCAATAACAGCAATAATTAATGAAGAAGCTGTATGGCTAGAAACACCTATAACTATAAATCAAGTTCAGGAATATTTAGAGAAGATTAAAACCGAAAAAAGTTATTTGCTTCCAGGTGTCAAAGAAAAAGATGTTGCAGATGAGAATTGGTTGTCTAAAGTTCATGGGGCGAATATTCTTGAAAATTTGTTCCAAAACTTCTGTGAAACTCTATTAGAGTTTAAGAAAACCACTCACTCAAAAAAACTCACAGAATGGATAATTAAATATCAGCCAGAGTTCTTATCTGAATTGGTAGAAGAGTTAAAAGAATGCTTGAAGAAAGTTAATTAA
- a CDS encoding DUF177 domain-containing protein: MDAIFIPQLTKAPERTEEIQVNESLPGLETLTPVRGTILVQHQGTYLEVSSQAEAIITCTCNRCLQQYNQRLAVNTKEIIWLDENPNQAEHLPLEMEVAVEDLVETLSSDGHFYPTEWLYEQMCLAIPQRQLCDRKCPGILDTVASSEEIIDSRWASLQSLKKQLPE; the protein is encoded by the coding sequence ATGGACGCTATTTTTATTCCGCAGCTAACCAAAGCCCCGGAGCGAACAGAGGAAATTCAAGTTAATGAGTCTCTGCCTGGTTTGGAAACTTTAACCCCGGTGCGTGGAACTATCCTTGTCCAACATCAGGGTACTTACTTAGAAGTTTCCAGTCAGGCAGAAGCAATTATTACTTGTACCTGTAATCGCTGCTTACAGCAATATAATCAACGTTTGGCTGTTAATACTAAAGAAATAATTTGGTTAGATGAAAATCCTAATCAAGCAGAACACTTGCCTTTAGAAATGGAAGTGGCTGTAGAAGATTTAGTGGAAACATTATCATCTGATGGTCATTTTTATCCCACAGAATGGCTGTATGAGCAAATGTGTTTAGCTATTCCTCAGCGGCAGTTGTGCGATCGCAAATGTCCAGGTATTTTGGATACTGTAGCTAGTTCTGAGGAGATTATTGATAGTCGTTGGGCTTCTTTACAAAGCTTGAAAAAGCAACTTCCTGAATAG